A DNA window from Vigna angularis cultivar LongXiaoDou No.4 chromosome 1, ASM1680809v1, whole genome shotgun sequence contains the following coding sequences:
- the LOC108322123 gene encoding probable xyloglucan endotransglucosylase/hydrolase protein 23: MVVFSHVKTMVAFVLAFLISVPSMVAYAANLYQDVDVTWGNGRGKILNNGQLLTLSLDSASGSGFQSKNQYLYGKIDMQIKLVPGNSAGTVTAYYLRSEGSSWDEIDFEFLGNLSGDPYIVHTNVYTQGKGNREQQFYLWFDPTADFHTYSFLWNPAHVVFYVDGRPIREFKNLEGAGVEYPKKQPMRLYSSLWNADDWATRGGLVKTDWSQAPFTASFRNLRVNGCVWSNGASSCKSGSSDKTWLSQQLDATNQKMLKWVQKNYMIYNYCTDIKRFPLGLPLECTVRTKSS, from the exons ATGGTTGTTTTCTCTCACGTCAAGACAATGGTTGCCTTTGTCCTGGCCTTCCTTATTTCTGTGCCTTCCATGGTTGCCTATGCCGCCAATCTGTACCAAGATGTTGATGTCACTTGGGGAAATGGCAGGGGTAAGATTCTGAACAATGGTCAGCTTCTTACTCTGTCCCTTGACAGTGCCTCTGGCTCTGGCTTTCAGTCCAAGAACCAGTATCTCTATGGAAAGATTGACATGCAAATCAAACTTGTCCCTGGAAATTCCGCTGGCACAGTCACCGCTTATTAC TTGCGTTCAGAAGGGTCATCTTGGGATGAGATAGACTTTGAGTTCCTGGGAAATCTGAGCGGTGACCCTTACATTGTTCATACTAATGTGTACACACAAGGCAAGGGTAACAGAGAGCAGCAATTCTATCTCTGGTTTGACCCAACTGCAGATTTCCACACATATTCCTTTCTCTGGAATCCTGCACACGTTGT atTCTATGTAGATGGTAGACCAATTAGGGAGTTCAAGAACTTGGAGGGTGCGGGTGTTGAATACCCAAAGAAGCAACCTATGAGGCTATATTCAAGCCTATGGAACGCTGATGATTGGGCAACAAGAGGAGGACTTGTGAAGACCGATTGGAGCCAAGCCCCATTCACTGCATCATTCAGGAACTTGAGAGTGAATGGATGCGTTTGGTCGAATGGAGCTTCTTCATGCAAATCGGGCTCTTCTGATAAAACTTGGCTATCTCAACAGCTTGATGCCACAAACCAGAAGATGCTAAAATGGGTGCAGAAGAATTACATGATTTACAATTACTGCACAGACATAAAACGATTCCCTCTGGGTCTCCCTCTGGAATGCACAGTTCGAACCAAGTCATCATAA